ATAAGCACTAGTGTGTAATTGAATAAATAACACCTAACATGTAAAGCCTCACATAAATATGTAGTATACTGTAAAAGCAATGAAAAATGAGGGCAACAGTGTGGTGTGATAAACAAGTGTAAGGTAATTGTAAGCCCATACACTGACTAAATAACACACAAGTGCATGCTTGCAGTGTTTGCCACTAAGGTAAGTGGACAAAACACTTGGATATGTAGCTAAATAAGCAAAATAGGAGAACCCCACATGAACTGACCCTGAGCGTCAGTaactacacacagggacaggAGATGAAAAATGGTAAATCCCTACACACATCTTTTGTCTCCGAGATAGtcacttgcccaatgtcacaaggagctgacaccgggaattgaaccaggctcccctaatCCAAACTCCGTGTCGCTATTTtcagtccgtgtctttactcactgagtcatgTTTTTAGCCCAAGGGAATTTCAGCATCTATGTTGCCTACCACTTTAACTGTGATCCATTGGGGCATGTAACACATTGTAATGGAATGTGTTGCGTCTGACACTAAAAACGGTAATTTGCCTGAATTCCTAGAGATGCTTCCCAAGTCTAATCCTGAAGCTGCTGAGGCAGGAAGAGCTGCGGGTCGGGCATGCTTGTTATTCCTCTGGAGCATGGCATCTGTCTTGTAGACTTCCCTCATTTGTCTGCCTTCCATATGGTGATGCTAAGGGACATGTATGATTCCTGTCTGAAACCAAGCTTGGCTCTCCACTCTGAAAGCACACCCCAGACCAGCATCATTACACAACAACTGGTGTTACAAGCCGCTGCCTGTAACTTGACTCCAAACCTCTGCGTCTGACTCCACCCACCCCTTCAGATTCCTCATCCATGCCAGCTCCTTCCTGTCGGTACAGACAGATCCACCATCAATGCCACAGTGTTAGCTGGCTCTGTCTCCTCGGTCATGATACTTGGCCCTGTCTTGTTCCCTCTCGGTGCTTTGGATGGAAAGGGGCACATGATCAGCACATCATCTTGGGACAAAGCCACCCGGCGCAATGCGTTCTTCAGCTCAGGTACTGTTTGGGGAGCACCGTGGTTGAGTATATCAGAGAAATTCATTGCAAGCTttgatatattttaataaattaacaagggaagtgtgtgtgtttgtacaccAGAAGTTTCTTATCGAGACAGTGGCTTTGCTGTCAGTTTGTGGGGTCTGTTAATTTTCTTGTTTTACTCTGCCAGAGCTAATTAATCCAGTGTACAGATTAGTGCAGATTAATGTGGAGCTGCCTTGTTGAAGACTCTGTTCTTGTTCTTTAGTTATGCTCTTCTCTATGCTCTTCTCTATGCTCTTCTCTATGCTCTTCTCTATGCTCTTCTCTATGCTCTAATACTTTGGGACTCCCTCGTACTCCTAACCCACCCCTATGGGATCCTTTTTTTGTTCAATGCAGTGAAAGATATTGCATGTGAGTATAATAGGATAAGACCATTCAATATTAGGATAAAAAATGAACGCCCATGTAAAGGGGTTCTAAGAAATTGCTTTGTCTGCCTAGACCTGGTGTGATCACAGGGTCCATGTGAAACCTATGGATGGTGCAATAGTTGATTGCATTTCATAGTCTTGTTGCAGGTTGTCATACCTTCTGTATTAAACAGTTTTTTATTCCTCAAGTTTACATGAGCTTTCAAGATCCCAGAAGTCTGTCCTTCAGAAGAGATTCTTCTTTACAACTGAACACTACTCTTTGTGGTCTGGAAAGCTCATGGAAAACATTTTGAAGGAATGACCTGGCTGGAAGAAAGCCGTAAAGTCTTGATTATTTTGGAAGAAGACACGTACACCGTCTGTTTTTAGAACACCGCGCCGATGATGTGATGTGCAAGAAAATAAGGGCCGTCTATTGGTTAGGGAAAGGAGTCTGGAAACCTGGGACCTTGTTTTCTGCTTTTGTTTGTGAGCTTATTTATATCTGTGGTTTTTGACACCCGTCTCTCTGCCACTGTCTATCTATTCTCATACAGCATGGCTTCCTCTTTTAGCATCCCAGTAGTCTAGAATCCTGCTCAGCGTTTGGATTGGGGGCATTCCCTACATTACAGTCACATACAGTCACTGAGTCGGGAGCCCTGATGTCCCTGTAGTCTGGCTTCACACCACATGCTGGAGCTCTCCAGCAGCAGGCGGTGTAATGTTTCATGTTACTGTGGGTTGGGGTTAAGTACTTGTCTGGAGATCTTCGACTTCCCTGTTACATGGACGATATATGAATGGGCCAAAATACGCTGCCAGGTGGAAATTTGGAGAAACTCTTACCACCTGTTCAAACTATTAATTGCATTTTGTTCACAATACAAATGAAAGCACAGTGCTGTGCCCGGTTTGTAGTTTGGGAACCTCAGAATAGCTAATAAatataatttctttttttttttaattctttttttttccccctcagttAAGATATTTTTTTAGGCTTACAGAAATGaaggaaaaaataaatgtataaccAGAGCATGTATACACTCTTAAACTGTGCTTACAAACAATATGGCATGtaatgaacaaatcaaattggCTATAAAGGTAAATAAAAATACTTTGCCACACAGCTGGCTTACTGTAAAGTATTTATTGTGACAGGATTTGCATTTATCTACGTCAAGATCCATCATGATTTCATCATAGATTTTTATTAATCCAGACCTCTAgtacagggctggccaactcctgtcctcaagggccaccaggttTTCCAGatgtccctgtgctgaagcagggatatcctgaaaacctgagctgttagttgcccttgaggactggagttggccattcctgcTCTAGTTGGAAACTCTGCCTTGAGCTGCTAGCAGTAGTTGTAGTGCCCTGAAAGTCTTATTCTGTAAATGTGTGACACAGCTTCACTTACCCCCTCCTTGCTTTTCCCAGAAGCTCTGCACCGTCCCTATGGCAGCGACTCGGAACCACAGGCCCTCAATGACGCCATCCGCTGGAGCTCCAAAGAGAACCTGCTTGGAGCCATCGAGAGCGACCCCAACCTGTTCCTCGCCCTTTATGACTTTGTGGCTAGCGGTGACAACACGCTGAGCATCACGAAAGGTGCGCAGGCAAGGGGGCAGCATAATCAGAGGCCTGCTTTCATGTTTGTTACCGGCCTTGTAGCAGGGGAAATGGCAGAGGAATTATGCTGtagtgggggtgtgaggggggctATAGCATTGTAGTAACTAGTggaagaaaaaaagggaaatgtGCAGGTCCCTCTAGTTTTGAGAGGGGTGAATGAAGCAATGTTTTTTAGTTTGCTGAAGTAATTAATGAGCTAACGGGTAATACTGGAGAAAATACCTGCCGTCTACCGTGTTGTCGTCAATACTCAGCATGGCCCCCTAATGGTGAGTGCAGTGCTCTGCAGGATCTCCTTGTAGTGGGAATGTTAATGGAGAGGTGCTTTTGTCACGGTGCTGATGGAATGTAGTGCTTTACGTATCCCTATTATACTGAGTGTAGCATTACCAAAGCAATTCTTGTTGCCATACCTCTAGTAGTGGAAGAATAGCGAGTGAAGCTCTGCATGCTCATCTATTAGTGGAAGGAGTGATGTCAATTAAGTGCAtattccattttgtttcccttttTCTATTAGGAGAGAAGCTGCGTGTCCTGTGCTACAACCAGAATGGGGAATGGTGCGAGGTGCTGTCTAAGAACGGGCAGGGCTGGGTGCCCAGTAATTACATCACTCCGGTCAACAGCCTGGAGAAGCACTCCTGGTACCACGGCCCTGTTTCTCGCAGCGCAGCAGAGTACCTGCTCAGCAGCCTTATCAATGGCAGCTTCCTGGTGCGCGAGAGTGAGAGCAGCCCCGGCCAGCTGTCTATTTCCCTACGCTACGAGGGCCGCGTCTACCACTACCGCATCAACACGGCCTCTGACGGCAAGGTGAGAAGGTGGAGGCGTCTGCCATTGTACACTGGGTAAATGAGGCATGGGGTGGGTATTTGGAGAAaggaagcttttttttttttttttgctgtccaataatacaaataatattgGTGGATATATGGTTACAGGCTGTGTGAGGGTAGCCTGGGATTCGTTGAGCGTGTCTCGTTATAGGGATATCTGTGCTATCTTGGGACTTCAGCCCTGTGGGAAATGTTTACAAGTCACTAAAATAATTCTCGGGAGAAGCTGTTAAATAGCAGCTGACAAATAGTTTCACCCCCTCCAGGTCTATGTCACAGCAGAGAGCCGCTTCACTACGCTGGCAGAACTGGTCCACCATCACTCTACTGTGGCTGACGGCCTTGTTACCATTTTACACTACCCGGCACCCAAGTGCAACAAGCCCACAGTGTACGGGGTGTCCCCTATCCATGATAAGTGGGAGATGGAGCGCACAGACATCACCATGAAGCACAAGCTTGGAGGGGGGCAGTATGGTGAGGTGTATGTTGGCGTCTGGAAGAAATACAGCCTCACCGTGGCTGTCAAAACACTGAAGGTAAGCAGGACAATACTTCTATTACAGTGGAGCACACAACCCATGAAGTCTGTTCTCTCTGACACTGACTGTCTTATGAGAAAAAATGAATCCTTCCAATGTCTGTCTAATTAATCGTCTATAAGTATGACTAGCAAGTTAGATTTCTAATAACACTATTCCAAGTCTAtacactgtctgtctctcttccgTATTTGTACATTACGGCCAAGGTAAAGGCATGTTTAAAGTtgcagctcttttttttttttttttatgctttagtTCCTGAAGGCAATGTTTGTCTATATACATTGACATGACCATGCTGAATTGTAGCACTTCTCCTTATCTGGTAGGCGAATAATGGTGCTGATTTCCTGCAGGGCCCTTACCTTCACCCTATAGATGCATGAATCTTCAAGTGAGTCATGGATCAAACCACCCAAATTTCCTACAGTGCAATAATTAAAACACTGGATATATGCACTTTGCAGAAAATAAATGCAAAATAAAGCACAGTTTTTGGGGGAAACGGTTTCCATCTCGCATTGTGTTTTAGACCTTTTTCATAAAAGTATTTTTCCATATTCTTGCACAAATACAATTTGGAGGTTCTGATATCCTGAGGTTAGGACAGATAATTGGTCTGAGAATGAAGAGAAGACGTTGAGAACAGCTGGGAAACGGAGCCTCTTAATTCTGTCTACTCCAATCTCTCTAAACAACTAATTTCTGACCCCATACTCATTGATGCTCCCTGATTACTCCTGCATTGTATTCCCTTGTGTTTCCCCTAAAATATGCAAGGTACAACcagtaaaaaaaatcttttaccaGACCCCAATATTCAAAGCTTTTGAGACCTAAATTATTGGCATATTGAATTGATCGGTGCGCCTGAAGACGATCCTTGTTTGGTGGTAGTCCTGGTGCAGGGATGTGTGATTTTTGGTATTGTATCGTTTTCACCAAAAGACGGCTCAATGCTGTAAGGGATCCAAAATCATGTCTCTCTATCTGCAGGAAGACACTATGGAAGTGGAAGAGTTTCTCAAGGAGGCAGCAGTGATGAAAGAGATCAAACACCCCAACCTGGTGCAACTCCTGGGTATGTTGTCTGAAGAAGGGTGCCATGGGTAATGAATACTGGATCTGTCCTGTATAGTTTGTGCCGTTTCCTTACTTCTTCTCCCACTGTCCCTCTTAGGCGTCTGCACGCTGGAGCCCCCATTTTACATAGTAACAGAGTACATGCACTTTGGGAACCTGCTGGACTATCTGCGGGAGTGTAACCGGGAGGAGGTGACTGCTGTGGTGCTGCTGTACATGGCCACGCAGATCTCTTCCGCCATGGAATATCTGGAGAGAAAGAACTTCATCCACCGGTGAGTAGCTGCGCACTGCTTTGGGGGTTTGGATGATGTAGTTTGTTACTAGATCGGGCTCCGAGGAAGCACATTGGTGGTTATTGGGTTAGTAACATGCTTCTCTTTGAGAGCATGTCCAAGCATGGCTTGgcgtaggggtttttagggtaaggcacttaccttagcggcgaagTGGCCGGCGGCGGAAGCTTCTGACGGCGTGGTGAGTTGCAGCGAAGTGCCGGCGGCCACTGCAGCGAAACGGTTGCGCCCAAATCTATTAGACCGCTGTGGAAAGGGGTTATATATTGGTAATCTTCAGGGCTGTGTTTGGGTTTTGGTGACCTTGTCTGCACATCTCAGGTGACCGCTCTCTCTGTAAGGCATGCTGTTTCTCTTCGTTTTCACCAtcttgccttttggtttagggaTCTGGCGGCAAGGAACTGCCTGGTAGGGGAGAATCATGTGGTGAAAGTGGCTGACTTTGGGCTGAGCCGCTTGATGACCGGAGATACATACACAGCTCACGCTGGCGCCAAATTCCCCATCAAATGGACCGCTCCGGAAAGCCTGGCTTACAACACCTTCTCTATCAAGTCAGATGTCTGGGGTGAGAAGGCGACACAGCCCGTCCAAGCTTGACCCCGAGTAGTGCTTTCTAAATGGTCATCTTGGAAAAGTAATACTCACCATGACACACAAGCTCCGCTAATAGTGTTCGTTGTGCTTAATGTCACACCTTCCCTCCATTAAAACAGTGAGATGCATCCACATGTCTCGCGCAGTCTTGTAGATATTGCAACAAATTACAGTTTTCTAGAAtgagaacatttaaaaaaaaaaaaatactttaaaaatgcAAGTTATTAGTAGTGGTTTTTTgagacatttatttttttactctaGATGTTTTTTCTTAAAGCTTTAGCCATCTGCAAACGCAGCCTGTGCAGTCAGTCCTCGCCCGAGGGTAATGCGTAGCTAGATGAAGAGCACATGTTGTCCTCTTATTAATTGTCCCCGACTTCCTGTGAGGCTGCAAATAGGTTGCAAAACAGATTTAGTGAGGTTATGGTGAGTAACGGGTATTAATGGAGGTAAACAAAAACTTCAAAGGCAGACACGCATTTCGCATTGTAGAATctttgatttgtttttttgtctttaatAATAACTTTCTATTTCATATAGCTACTCTAGTCTAGAGTCCAGTCTCATTCTCCCAATaagactcaaagtgcttcacagttacagtatagtgcacgagATAAGCAGCACTATACATAGGTATtttgcagacagtccctgcccagatgagcttacaatctgtttttggtgcataaggcacagggagataaagtgacttgcccaaggtcacaaggagctgacaccagggtttgaaccaggctcccctgctttaaactcagtgtcattatttgtcagtgcctttactcactgagccactccttcagttaTAATATCCTTCTTGTTTCTGATTTATCTTCTCTTTATAGATAATATACTCCAGGTCACTGGTATTGGCCCTAGGCTCTTGAATTCGCACAGATTTTGCCCCATTGACCTGCAAGGTTTTCTCAGAAAGGCTGTGAATATTCTCCCTAATGAGCATCTTTCTATTCTCTACAGCTTTCGGGGTGCTACTGTGGGAAATTGCAACCTATGGCATGTCCCCTTACCCTGGCATCGACCTGTCGCAGGTGTACGACTTGCTGGAGAAGGGGTATCGCATGGAGCAGCCTGAGGGGTGTCCTCCGAAGGTGTATGAGCTGATGAGAGCATGTGAGTACTCCAACCCATTAGTTTCACCCTACCCTGTCTTGTGATGTCCAACTATTGAATAACGAACTTGACGCTTGGTTCATATATATTTCTGCTCCTGCGATATAGCTGCTTATTTTCTTATTCTGCAGCACACCCCTATCCCTTTCTGTTTCTCACTGATTATTTCTCCCCCAGGCTGGCAGTGGAGTCCCTCAGACAGACCATCATTCTCAGAGACGCACCAAGCCTTTGAGACCATGTTCCACGATTCCAACATAAACGAGGGTAAGTAAATAAGAACTGGAGGCAGCAGCCTAAAACCTTTTTGTTTCTCACGAGGAGCTCAGATAAGGATCCCCAGATGGGAAGCAGAGGTTTAATTTATCTGACGGCTAAACAGGTTCCTCAGCTGTGTGATTATCGCCCTTGTTGGATGCTCTGGTTTACTGACCATATATATTGCTCCCTTGCAGAGGTTGCAGAGGAGCTGGGACGCAcagccgcctcctcctcctccgcggTGCCATATCAGTGCCGCCTCCCCATCCTGCCCTCCAAATCCCGCACATTGAAGAAAAAAGCAGAGAACAAGGAGAACATGGAAGGCACAGGGGACTCATCCGACAACTCCACCTCTAGCTCCGCACCGGGTAAGGGGGGAGCTTGGTACTGCTGCCTGTTTCCCAAAGATTCAAGTGTTTGGTAGCGTAGTTTAATAAAGTGAAGGGTACGTGTGCATTACGGCTGCTTGTACTGTAGCTGTACAATAAGGAAAGTATTGACCAAAGCGCATTGGGTGATTGACCAACAAGGCAAACTCAATGCAGCTAACCCATAGCCCAACCATTATGTTCCCACCCCCGCCCACCACAAAAACATCTCAATTACTCTGCCTATCACATTAAATATTCCAAATGTAACCACACTATTGTTTTTTCTAACTAATTTACAGCAGCGCCCTGcataagggcgctatataaatgttataaataaattgCTAGTACAGATAAACTCAGCCGACGTCCACTTTCTGTGCATGGATTGTAAAATTCTGTCCCCTCACTTATCTGTGTGTTTCTTTCCCCTTTAATTGTTAGGATTACTTTGTGCCTCCCCTGCAGCCAGCggttcccctgccctcccccgcAAACAGAGGGACAAATCCCCCAGCAGCCTTCTTGGTGACACCAAGGAGACGACCTTCACCCGCGACCGAAAGGGGGGTTTCTTCAGTTCGTTCATGAAGAAGAAGAGCGCCCCTCAGCCCCCCAAACGCAGCAGCTCCTTCCGCGAGATGGAGAACCAGCCTCACAAGAGGCCGGAGCTGACCGGAGAACTCGCTGCCCTCCAGCAGCTGGATGGTCTGGACTTCCCCTCTTCTCCGGGCTCTCACAAGTGCTACGGGGGTCTTTCACAGCACAGCTTTCCAGAGGCAACAGGAGGTGGCAGTGGAGGCTGGACTGGCATATCTGGCTTCTTCACTCCACGGCTCATCAAGAGGACACTGGGGCTACGGACAGGAAAATCAGGGGGCAGTGAGGAGCAGCTCAAACCTTTCCCCAGGTCTAATTCCACCTCTTCCATGGCTCCTGTGTTACCTGAGCAGGACAGGATATCCATGACACTGCCCAGAAACTGCCACCGGACTAAACTCCAGGTAGACCATGCTGCCTCTGTGTCCTCCCAGCCGGACGAGAGCCAGCAGGATCTCCCCAGGACTGCACTGGAGATAgtacccccccagccagtcagggaCAGGGTGAAGCCCAAGATGCTTCCACGGACAGGAGGGAGCGAGAGGAATGGAGGTTTGCGAACAGGAGTAGGTGAGAAGGCATCACCCAGCAAACACATAGGAGGTGCCACTTCCTCCTTCCCTACGGCAGCCCACAACCACAAAGTGCCAGttctcatctccccctccccaaggaACGCGCCGGCAGAGGTTCAGCTGGTAGGAATGGACTCTTTGGGTCACACTTTCAAACTGCTTCAGGAGCACACAGCACCAAGCGGTTCAGAGAGGGACCGCCCTTCCCACCGTCGACTCAAGCCAAAGtgcgccccaccccctcccccaaactTGCGCCTCCTCCAGCCCACACCTGCCGAGGACACAGCCACATCCGCACCTGCGTTACCTGGGCCTGAACGGACCGCCAAGCCCTCTCGGCCCATGCTGCCCCCACCACCGCCTGCTACCCAAACAGGAAAGCTGTCCAACGGAGCAGCCGGAGGTTGCAGGGGGGCGCTGAGGAAGCCCAAGCAGCTGGCTGAGAGGGTCTCTGCAGAAAAGATAAGCAAGGAGGCCCTGCTGCAGTGTGCAGGGCTGCTGTCCAGTGCCCTTTCACTACCCCAACCCAACAGCCAACTAGTGGACACAGGCCACCAGCTGCTGGACTACTGCACAGGGTACGTGGACTCTATCCCCCAGACACGAAACAAGTTTGCCTTCCGCGAGGCCGTGAGCCGGCTAGAGGTCAGTCTGCAGGAGCTGCAGGTGTCTTCAGCAGGGGGTGGGGCAGGAGCAGCCTCTGCAGCTGCCCAGGGGGCAAACCCCGTACTCAATCACTTACTGTCCTGTGTGCAGGAGATCAGCGACGTGGTGCAGAGGTAGCTACTGAAGGTCCTGCTGAAATGGGCGGGAGACATTTATTACTCAAACCCCCCCCCGCACTGTTGAATACCACCCTCCCACTACGAGATGCACTGCCAGGTGGGGGGTAGGAGTAGTAACCTCAGCGTTGGAGGGGGCCAGTAATGTTTTTATGGCCCCTCTAGTGCTAAAGGAGAATAGTCTCCTTGCTGGAAAATCTAGTGGAGCTGTGCTTTTCAGCAGCCGCATTATCACTTTCACacccttttattgttttatttgtccccatttttttattttatttttcatctcAGGTTTGATTTTATTCTGACCTCTTGTCTGGGTCCAAATATGATGTGAGCGAAGCTGGAATCCCCTTTGATAAAACTTTTGCTAGTgaacagagcaggggggggccgacgccagtcctcaagggccaccaaccggtcaggatatcccggcttcagcacaggtggctcaatcagtggctcagtcgaagactgtaccacctgtgctgaagccgggatatcctgaccggttggtggcccttgaggactggcgttggctacCCCTGGAGTTGTCTGGGGAAAGCGGTACGGGGTAAGCCTGTGGCACATGGGCAGCACGGTGTGTGCTGGCATTATTTGAATCATACAGGCGGAGCAGAAAATGGGTGCAGGACTGGACCGGAGTAGCACGTTTTTGTGGAAACGAGTTATGCGAGGGTGGAAATTCTTGTACTGGAATAACTAGTTATGTGGTTCCACTTCAGCTGAGAGCAACCAGGCACCAATGTGGCTGAAACAtgatcctcccccccccacccccatcctcctCACCCGTATTTATACCTCATTTAAGCAACAGTCCATGATACTAATTGGAAATGAACACAACCAGTGATTCtgaatgttacatttgtctttgaGTATTATTTCGGTTTTTGTATTGTAGAGATTTTAAACGAACAGCTCTTGTTATTCTTGTTTGACGGTCCCGTTCCCCT
Above is a genomic segment from Ascaphus truei isolate aAscTru1 chromosome 10, aAscTru1.hap1, whole genome shotgun sequence containing:
- the ABL2 gene encoding tyrosine-protein kinase ABL2 isoform X6, translating into MGQQVGRVGGEAAGAPQPHRGSRGSVTKPVTHTGAGGTGGGGRRREATGRNNPEAGFNIFTQHEALHRPYGSDSEPQALNDAIRWSSKENLLGAIESDPNLFLALYDFVASGDNTLSITKGEKLRVLCYNQNGEWCEVLSKNGQGWVPSNYITPVNSLEKHSWYHGPVSRSAAEYLLSSLINGSFLVRESESSPGQLSISLRYEGRVYHYRINTASDGKVYVTAESRFTTLAELVHHHSTVADGLVTILHYPAPKCNKPTVYGVSPIHDKWEMERTDITMKHKLGGGQYGEVYVGVWKKYSLTVAVKTLKEDTMEVEEFLKEAAVMKEIKHPNLVQLLGVCTLEPPFYIVTEYMHFGNLLDYLRECNREEVTAVVLLYMATQISSAMEYLERKNFIHRDLAARNCLVGENHVVKVADFGLSRLMTGDTYTAHAGAKFPIKWTAPESLAYNTFSIKSDVWAFGVLLWEIATYGMSPYPGIDLSQVYDLLEKGYRMEQPEGCPPKVYELMRACWQWSPSDRPSFSETHQAFETMFHDSNINEEVAEELGRTAASSSSAVPYQCRLPILPSKSRTLKKKAENKENMEGTGDSSDNSTSSSAPGLLCASPAASGSPALPRKQRDKSPSSLLGDTKETTFTRDRKGGFFSSFMKKKSAPQPPKRSSSFREMENQPHKRPELTGELAALQQLDGLDFPSSPGSHKCYGGLSQHSFPEATGGGSGGWTGISGFFTPRLIKRTLGLRTGKSGGSEEQLKPFPRSNSTSSMAPVLPEQDRISMTLPRNCHRTKLQVDHAASVSSQPDESQQDLPRTALEIVPPQPVRDRVKPKMLPRTGGSERNGGLRTGVGEKASPSKHIGGATSSFPTAAHNHKVPVLISPSPRNAPAEVQLVGMDSLGHTFKLLQEHTAPSGSERDRPSHRRLKPKCAPPPPPNLRLLQPTPAEDTATSAPALPGPERTAKPSRPMLPPPPPATQTGKLSNGAAGGCRGALRKPKQLAERVSAEKISKEALLQCAGLLSSALSLPQPNSQLVDTGHQLLDYCTGPSLPACWVMKATDYLSSFPALSPL
- the ABL2 gene encoding tyrosine-protein kinase ABL2 isoform X5 → MILGPVLFPLGALDGKGHMISTSSWDKATRRNAFFSSALHRPYGSDSEPQALNDAIRWSSKENLLGAIESDPNLFLALYDFVASGDNTLSITKGEKLRVLCYNQNGEWCEVLSKNGQGWVPSNYITPVNSLEKHSWYHGPVSRSAAEYLLSSLINGSFLVRESESSPGQLSISLRYEGRVYHYRINTASDGKVYVTAESRFTTLAELVHHHSTVADGLVTILHYPAPKCNKPTVYGVSPIHDKWEMERTDITMKHKLGGGQYGEVYVGVWKKYSLTVAVKTLKEDTMEVEEFLKEAAVMKEIKHPNLVQLLGVCTLEPPFYIVTEYMHFGNLLDYLRECNREEVTAVVLLYMATQISSAMEYLERKNFIHRDLAARNCLVGENHVVKVADFGLSRLMTGDTYTAHAGAKFPIKWTAPESLAYNTFSIKSDVWAFGVLLWEIATYGMSPYPGIDLSQVYDLLEKGYRMEQPEGCPPKVYELMRACWQWSPSDRPSFSETHQAFETMFHDSNINEEVAEELGRTAASSSSAVPYQCRLPILPSKSRTLKKKAENKENMEGTGDSSDNSTSSSAPGLLCASPAASGSPALPRKQRDKSPSSLLGDTKETTFTRDRKGGFFSSFMKKKSAPQPPKRSSSFREMENQPHKRPELTGELAALQQLDGLDFPSSPGSHKCYGGLSQHSFPEATGGGSGGWTGISGFFTPRLIKRTLGLRTGKSGGSEEQLKPFPRSNSTSSMAPVLPEQDRISMTLPRNCHRTKLQVDHAASVSSQPDESQQDLPRTALEIVPPQPVRDRVKPKMLPRTGGSERNGGLRTGVGEKASPSKHIGGATSSFPTAAHNHKVPVLISPSPRNAPAEVQLVGMDSLGHTFKLLQEHTAPSGSERDRPSHRRLKPKCAPPPPPNLRLLQPTPAEDTATSAPALPGPERTAKPSRPMLPPPPPATQTGKLSNGAAGGCRGALRKPKQLAERVSAEKISKEALLQCAGLLSSALSLPQPNSQLVDTGHQLLDYCTGYVDSIPQTRNKFAFREAVSRLEVSLQELQVSSAGGGAGAASAAAQGANPVLNHLLSCVQEISDVVQRPSLPACWVMKATDYLSSFPALSPL
- the ABL2 gene encoding tyrosine-protein kinase ABL2 isoform X1, with the protein product MGQQVGRVGGEAAGAPQPHRGSRGSVTKPVTHTGAGGTGGGGRRREATGRNNPEAGFNIFTQHEALHRPYGSDSEPQALNDAIRWSSKENLLGAIESDPNLFLALYDFVASGDNTLSITKGEKLRVLCYNQNGEWCEVLSKNGQGWVPSNYITPVNSLEKHSWYHGPVSRSAAEYLLSSLINGSFLVRESESSPGQLSISLRYEGRVYHYRINTASDGKVYVTAESRFTTLAELVHHHSTVADGLVTILHYPAPKCNKPTVYGVSPIHDKWEMERTDITMKHKLGGGQYGEVYVGVWKKYSLTVAVKTLKEDTMEVEEFLKEAAVMKEIKHPNLVQLLGVCTLEPPFYIVTEYMHFGNLLDYLRECNREEVTAVVLLYMATQISSAMEYLERKNFIHRDLAARNCLVGENHVVKVADFGLSRLMTGDTYTAHAGAKFPIKWTAPESLAYNTFSIKSDVWAFGVLLWEIATYGMSPYPGIDLSQVYDLLEKGYRMEQPEGCPPKVYELMRACWQWSPSDRPSFSETHQAFETMFHDSNINEEVAEELGRTAASSSSAVPYQCRLPILPSKSRTLKKKAENKENMEGTGDSSDNSTSSSAPGLLCASPAASGSPALPRKQRDKSPSSLLGDTKETTFTRDRKGGFFSSFMKKKSAPQPPKRSSSFREMENQPHKRPELTGELAALQQLDGLDFPSSPGSHKCYGGLSQHSFPEATGGGSGGWTGISGFFTPRLIKRTLGLRTGKSGGSEEQLKPFPRSNSTSSMAPVLPEQDRISMTLPRNCHRTKLQVDHAASVSSQPDESQQDLPRTALEIVPPQPVRDRVKPKMLPRTGGSERNGGLRTGVGEKASPSKHIGGATSSFPTAAHNHKVPVLISPSPRNAPAEVQLVGMDSLGHTFKLLQEHTAPSGSERDRPSHRRLKPKCAPPPPPNLRLLQPTPAEDTATSAPALPGPERTAKPSRPMLPPPPPATQTGKLSNGAAGGCRGALRKPKQLAERVSAEKISKEALLQCAGLLSSALSLPQPNSQLVDTGHQLLDYCTGYVDSIPQTRNKFAFREAVSRLEVSLQELQVSSAGGGAGAASAAAQGANPVLNHLLSCVQEISDVVQRPSLPACWVMKATDYLSSFPALSPL
- the ABL2 gene encoding tyrosine-protein kinase ABL2 isoform X4, translated to MILGPVLFPLGALDGKGHMISTSSWDKATRRNAFFSSEALHRPYGSDSEPQALNDAIRWSSKENLLGAIESDPNLFLALYDFVASGDNTLSITKGEKLRVLCYNQNGEWCEVLSKNGQGWVPSNYITPVNSLEKHSWYHGPVSRSAAEYLLSSLINGSFLVRESESSPGQLSISLRYEGRVYHYRINTASDGKVYVTAESRFTTLAELVHHHSTVADGLVTILHYPAPKCNKPTVYGVSPIHDKWEMERTDITMKHKLGGGQYGEVYVGVWKKYSLTVAVKTLKEDTMEVEEFLKEAAVMKEIKHPNLVQLLGVCTLEPPFYIVTEYMHFGNLLDYLRECNREEVTAVVLLYMATQISSAMEYLERKNFIHRDLAARNCLVGENHVVKVADFGLSRLMTGDTYTAHAGAKFPIKWTAPESLAYNTFSIKSDVWAFGVLLWEIATYGMSPYPGIDLSQVYDLLEKGYRMEQPEGCPPKVYELMRACWQWSPSDRPSFSETHQAFETMFHDSNINEEVAEELGRTAASSSSAVPYQCRLPILPSKSRTLKKKAENKENMEGTGDSSDNSTSSSAPGLLCASPAASGSPALPRKQRDKSPSSLLGDTKETTFTRDRKGGFFSSFMKKKSAPQPPKRSSSFREMENQPHKRPELTGELAALQQLDGLDFPSSPGSHKCYGGLSQHSFPEATGGGSGGWTGISGFFTPRLIKRTLGLRTGKSGGSEEQLKPFPRSNSTSSMAPVLPEQDRISMTLPRNCHRTKLQVDHAASVSSQPDESQQDLPRTALEIVPPQPVRDRVKPKMLPRTGGSERNGGLRTGVGEKASPSKHIGGATSSFPTAAHNHKVPVLISPSPRNAPAEVQLVGMDSLGHTFKLLQEHTAPSGSERDRPSHRRLKPKCAPPPPPNLRLLQPTPAEDTATSAPALPGPERTAKPSRPMLPPPPPATQTGKLSNGAAGGCRGALRKPKQLAERVSAEKISKEALLQCAGLLSSALSLPQPNSQLVDTGHQLLDYCTGYVDSIPQTRNKFAFREAVSRLEVSLQELQVSSAGGGAGAASAAAQGANPVLNHLLSCVQEISDVVQRPSLPACWVMKATDYLSSFPALSPL